A part of Actinobaculum sp. 313 genomic DNA contains:
- a CDS encoding PD-(D/E)XK nuclease family protein, whose amino-acid sequence MIDRVDRAADGALRVVDYKTGKSPAPRFQDGAIFQMRFYAAALYLSRGTLPVRTQLIFLKDGRTLTYDPVAEDVDSLAQELDSVWSAIEERLDTGEFEPRTSRLCDWCHFKEFCPAFGGMPPQMNAEGASHLRTAHS is encoded by the coding sequence ATTATCGACCGCGTTGACCGGGCTGCCGATGGTGCACTGCGCGTCGTCGATTATAAGACGGGCAAATCACCGGCGCCGCGTTTCCAGGACGGCGCAATTTTCCAGATGCGTTTCTACGCGGCGGCGCTCTACTTATCACGTGGCACGCTTCCGGTGCGCACACAGCTGATCTTTCTGAAGGATGGGCGCACGCTCACCTACGATCCGGTCGCCGAAGATGTCGACTCGCTGGCACAGGAATTGGATTCGGTCTGGTCGGCAATCGAAGAGCGTCTCGACACCGGAGAATTTGAGCCGCGTACCAGCCGTCTGTGCGACTGGTGCCATTTCAAGGAATTCTGCCCCGCCTTCGGCGGCATGCCACCGCAGATGAATGCGGAAGGTGCCAGTCACCTGCGCACCGCCCATAGCTAG